One window of the Microvirga mediterraneensis genome contains the following:
- a CDS encoding ABC transporter substrate-binding protein translates to MKTQLDRRTLLKSALALGGAAAIGAPGTSWAQTEGGRLRATWWGSPDRAKRTTEVGKLFTERTGIEIAGEPVGADYWTKIGTQMAGRNIADVFQLEPNSLADYAGRGAAKPMDDFVGKQLDISSFGDKMVDLCRANGKLWGVALGLNSFSLFYDQTVFEKAGIAPPTHETTWKQFADMAVDLTKAVGRPDYWGAPYGARYHYVFDVWLRQRGKRLYTEDAKLGFTVDDAKEWFSYWEDLRKRNGCVPADVQTLDQAQIERNALALGKSAMGLTYSNQLIGYQLLTKNKLGITMVPTNGPGTKSGHYYRPALIWSIGATSKNPDKAAAFISFFVNDMEAGKILGVERGVPMSPKVREAILPNLNEVERATVDYVNLLADKVSDYPPPVPVGAVEFDNNVMRKVADQVAFGQMSIADAAQRLLEDGNAVLRKVN, encoded by the coding sequence ATGAAGACTCAACTCGATCGTCGTACGTTACTGAAATCCGCCCTGGCGCTGGGCGGCGCCGCGGCCATTGGCGCTCCCGGCACGAGCTGGGCGCAGACGGAAGGCGGAAGGCTGCGCGCGACCTGGTGGGGCTCGCCGGACCGGGCAAAGCGCACCACCGAAGTGGGCAAGCTGTTCACGGAGCGCACCGGCATCGAAATCGCCGGCGAGCCCGTCGGCGCCGATTACTGGACGAAGATCGGCACGCAGATGGCCGGGCGCAACATCGCCGACGTGTTCCAGCTGGAGCCGAACAGCCTCGCGGATTATGCCGGGCGCGGCGCCGCGAAACCCATGGACGACTTCGTCGGGAAGCAGCTCGACATCTCCTCCTTCGGCGACAAGATGGTCGATCTCTGCCGGGCGAACGGCAAGCTCTGGGGCGTGGCGCTCGGCCTCAACTCGTTCTCGCTCTTCTACGACCAGACGGTGTTCGAGAAAGCGGGCATCGCGCCGCCGACCCATGAGACCACCTGGAAGCAGTTCGCCGACATGGCGGTCGATCTCACCAAGGCGGTGGGCCGTCCCGATTACTGGGGCGCTCCCTACGGGGCGCGCTATCACTACGTGTTCGACGTGTGGCTGCGCCAGCGCGGCAAGCGGCTCTATACGGAAGACGCCAAGCTCGGTTTCACGGTGGACGATGCGAAGGAGTGGTTCAGCTACTGGGAAGACCTGCGCAAGCGCAACGGCTGCGTACCGGCGGACGTGCAGACCCTCGACCAGGCGCAGATCGAGCGCAACGCCCTCGCGCTCGGCAAGTCGGCCATGGGCCTCACCTATTCGAACCAGCTCATCGGCTATCAGCTTCTCACCAAGAACAAGCTCGGGATCACCATGGTGCCGACGAACGGGCCCGGCACGAAATCAGGCCACTACTACCGCCCGGCCCTCATCTGGAGCATCGGCGCGACGAGCAAGAACCCGGACAAGGCCGCGGCCTTCATCAGCTTCTTCGTCAACGACATGGAAGCGGGCAAGATCCTCGGCGTCGAGCGCGGGGTGCCCATGTCGCCCAAGGTGCGCGAGGCCATCCTGCCGAACCTGAACGAGGTCGAGCGCGCGACGGTCGATTACGTCAACCTCCTGGCCGACAAGGTGAGCGACTACCCGCCGCCGGTCCCAGTCGGCGCCGTCGAGTTCGACAACAACGTCATGCGTAAAGTGGCCGACCAGGTGGCCTTCGGCCAGATGTCGATCGCCGATGCGGCGCAGCGCCTGCTGGAGGATGGCAATGCCGTACTGCGGAAGGTGAATTAG
- a CDS encoding sugar phosphate isomerase/epimerase family protein yields the protein MTSFRPGLCSVTFRKLAPRTIVRLAAECGIEGIEWGGDVHVPPGQPDLARHVRRLTENAGIAVASYGSYIAPPSDDEDAFASVLDTAHALGAPNVRIWAGSRNRDSATYSTEERRDTAALIRRMARRAADASVTLGLEYHPGSLTDDLASAQNLMAEIDDPNVFLYWQPRPGLPLAEALDELRAIGRETSHVHVFAWDSEKARYPLADQRAYWSEILTHVPATRWPGERFAMLEFVRDDSPEQFRADAAVFHQMLEEARKRPSGADRSL from the coding sequence ATGACGTCGTTCCGGCCCGGCCTGTGCTCCGTCACGTTCCGCAAGCTCGCGCCGAGGACCATCGTCAGGCTCGCGGCCGAATGCGGCATCGAAGGAATCGAATGGGGAGGCGACGTGCATGTTCCTCCCGGACAACCCGACCTTGCTCGCCATGTTCGGCGCCTGACCGAGAACGCCGGTATCGCGGTCGCCTCCTACGGCTCCTACATCGCTCCCCCGAGCGACGATGAAGACGCCTTCGCATCCGTACTCGACACCGCGCACGCCCTCGGCGCGCCGAATGTCCGCATCTGGGCGGGTTCGCGCAACCGCGATTCCGCAACCTATTCGACGGAAGAGCGCCGGGACACCGCAGCGCTGATCCGGCGCATGGCCCGGCGGGCAGCGGATGCTTCCGTCACGCTCGGCCTCGAATACCACCCCGGTTCCCTCACGGACGATCTCGCCTCCGCCCAGAACCTGATGGCCGAGATCGACGATCCCAACGTGTTCCTCTACTGGCAGCCGCGCCCCGGCCTGCCGCTTGCGGAAGCCCTCGACGAGTTGCGCGCCATCGGCCGCGAGACGTCGCACGTGCATGTCTTCGCATGGGACAGCGAGAAGGCGCGCTATCCGCTCGCGGACCAGCGGGCCTATTGGAGCGAGATCCTGACCCATGTCCCAGCGACGCGCTGGCCCGGAGAGCGTTTCGCCATGCTGGAATTCGTGCGCGACGACAGCCCCGAGCAGTTCCGCGCCGACGCCGCCGTGTTTCACCAGATGTTGGAAGAGGCCAGGAAGCGCCCGTCCGGCGCGGACCGATCTCTATAA
- a CDS encoding DUF2264 domain-containing protein has translation MTYAAVHANPLTGNPLRTRADVEKALLDLFAPLLPAFSEGSARVSLSATAAHFDQAAADLEGFARPLWGLAPYAAGGGDFAHWPLYAKGLANGTDPEHPEYWGKVTDRDQRMVELAALGFALRLVPQHLWEPLDERAKRNVATYLLEARPHEFADNNWKFFRVMIDLGLEQAGVAFDRTITEQYLQELESFYLGDGWYRDGNVPRVDHYIPFAMHFYGLIYAALASSDEERKHRFRDWARLFAPNIRHWFADDGGALVFGRSMTYRFACAGFWAALAFADEEALPWGEVKGYYLRHLRWWAKLPITDRSGVLTVGFGYANLLMSENYNSAGSPYWAFKAFLPLALPASHPFWTAEEAPAPVFSEPSPQPQPGMVMMHMPGNVVALSAGQENLQMRFGSEKYAKFAYSSRYAFSVESDERIFEGAALDGMLGFSDDGRHFRVRETNEDARIAGNLLYARWRPWSDVEVETWLLPASPWHVRVHRIRSPRPLSTAEGGFAIPRADAYRKLERVEERRGAAQVIGAADFSGIADLGSTIERRGIALKAPPNTNLLYPKTFVPQLRGEIPSGETVLLTAAVALTDRFDVAGIWKDLPTAPTIGELEAVMRRDGRRVGALAWRMGE, from the coding sequence ATGACCTATGCGGCCGTTCACGCCAATCCCCTCACCGGCAACCCGCTCAGGACCCGAGCGGATGTCGAGAAGGCGCTTCTGGACCTCTTCGCCCCGCTCCTGCCGGCCTTCTCCGAGGGCAGCGCCCGGGTGAGCCTCAGCGCCACGGCGGCCCATTTCGATCAGGCGGCCGCGGACCTGGAAGGCTTTGCGCGGCCGCTCTGGGGTCTGGCGCCCTATGCGGCGGGCGGCGGCGACTTTGCCCATTGGCCCCTCTACGCGAAAGGTCTCGCCAACGGGACGGATCCGGAGCACCCCGAGTACTGGGGCAAGGTCACCGACCGCGACCAGAGGATGGTCGAGCTGGCGGCTCTGGGCTTTGCGCTCCGCCTCGTTCCCCAGCATCTGTGGGAGCCCCTGGACGAGCGGGCGAAGCGGAACGTCGCGACCTATCTGCTGGAGGCAAGGCCTCACGAATTCGCCGACAACAACTGGAAATTCTTCCGGGTCATGATCGATCTCGGCCTGGAACAGGCCGGTGTCGCGTTCGACCGGACGATCACCGAGCAATATCTCCAGGAGCTGGAATCCTTCTATCTCGGGGACGGCTGGTACCGGGACGGCAACGTACCCCGCGTGGACCATTACATCCCCTTCGCGATGCATTTCTACGGGCTGATCTATGCGGCCCTGGCGAGTTCCGACGAGGAGCGGAAGCACCGCTTCCGGGACTGGGCACGCCTGTTCGCACCCAACATCCGGCACTGGTTCGCGGATGACGGCGGCGCGCTCGTGTTCGGCCGGAGCATGACGTATCGCTTTGCCTGCGCGGGTTTCTGGGCCGCGCTGGCCTTCGCCGACGAGGAGGCGCTGCCCTGGGGCGAGGTGAAGGGCTATTATCTCCGGCACCTGCGCTGGTGGGCGAAACTTCCGATCACGGACAGGAGCGGCGTCCTCACGGTCGGGTTCGGCTATGCCAACCTGCTCATGTCCGAGAACTACAACTCCGCCGGCTCCCCCTATTGGGCCTTCAAGGCCTTCCTGCCCCTGGCGCTGCCGGCCTCGCACCCGTTCTGGACCGCCGAGGAAGCGCCCGCTCCCGTGTTCTCCGAGCCGTCGCCGCAGCCGCAGCCCGGCATGGTGATGATGCACATGCCCGGCAATGTGGTCGCGCTCTCGGCCGGCCAGGAAAACCTCCAGATGCGGTTCGGGAGCGAGAAATACGCCAAGTTCGCCTATTCCTCCCGCTATGCCTTCAGCGTGGAGAGCGATGAGCGGATCTTCGAGGGGGCGGCCCTCGACGGGATGCTGGGCTTCAGCGACGATGGACGGCATTTCCGGGTGCGCGAGACCAACGAGGACGCCCGCATCGCCGGAAATCTTCTCTATGCCCGCTGGCGCCCCTGGTCCGACGTGGAGGTCGAGACCTGGCTCCTGCCCGCTTCCCCATGGCATGTCCGGGTCCACCGGATCAGGTCGCCGCGTCCCTTGAGCACCGCCGAGGGGGGCTTTGCGATTCCGCGCGCGGATGCCTACCGGAAGCTGGAGCGGGTCGAGGAACGGCGCGGCGCCGCCCAGGTGATCGGCGCGGCGGATTTCAGCGGCATCGCGGATCTCGGCTCCACGATCGAGCGGCGTGGTATCGCGTTGAAAGCCCCTCCCAACACGAATCTCCTCTACCCGAAGACCTTCGTGCCGCAGCTCCGGGGCGAAATCCCAAGCGGCGAAACGGTTCTGCTGACGGCTGCCGTTGCGTTGACCGATCGGTTCGATGTGGCGGGAATCTGGAAGGACCTTCCAACCGCACCGACCATCGGCGAGCTCGAAGCTGTCATGAGGCGGGACGGCCGTCGGGTCGGCGCTCTGGCTTGGAGAATGGGCGAATGA
- a CDS encoding LacI family DNA-binding transcriptional regulator, whose amino-acid sequence MTRVSLSRRPRQTDIARFAGVSVSTVSRVLANEPGISTNVRDQVIRIASELGYSIRPVPAVQPQNPRAVALIPVDQATGGLGVFYEGILGGLRGAAARTGGTLLPRLVRSSSLKVSEIEQTLSETDATGIFLVGIDPPEDLCEWLLASKLPTVWVNGNDPNLQFDCVSPANFYGARLATQHLIDAGHRRILHFTMSHRHTIRERVRGFEAAAAKNGVATRIVQLPPGSRTSSDACEAMEAILQEDQGFTAVFCMNDMMAVGVMEALTNHHMSIPQDFAVMGFDDLPCAAMTMPRLTTMHVDREAIGQEAYWLMQRRIADPSADPRKVELAVRLVEGATVQAHTKPSESEETPA is encoded by the coding sequence ATGACGAGAGTGAGCCTCAGCCGACGTCCGCGCCAGACGGATATCGCCCGCTTCGCCGGTGTCTCGGTGAGCACCGTTTCCCGCGTCCTCGCGAACGAGCCCGGCATCAGCACGAATGTCCGCGATCAGGTGATCAGGATCGCCTCCGAACTCGGCTACAGCATCCGTCCGGTCCCGGCGGTCCAGCCGCAGAACCCACGGGCGGTGGCGCTCATCCCGGTCGATCAGGCGACCGGGGGCCTCGGCGTGTTCTATGAGGGCATTCTCGGCGGCCTGAGGGGCGCGGCGGCCCGGACGGGTGGCACTCTCCTGCCGCGCCTCGTCCGCTCCTCCTCCCTCAAGGTCTCCGAGATCGAGCAGACCCTGTCGGAGACCGACGCCACGGGAATTTTCCTGGTCGGCATAGACCCGCCCGAGGACCTCTGCGAGTGGCTTCTCGCCTCGAAACTTCCGACCGTCTGGGTCAACGGCAACGACCCGAACCTGCAATTCGATTGCGTTTCTCCGGCCAATTTCTACGGCGCCCGGCTCGCGACCCAACATCTCATCGATGCCGGGCATCGGCGTATCCTCCATTTCACCATGTCCCACCGGCACACCATCCGTGAGCGCGTCCGGGGCTTCGAAGCGGCGGCAGCGAAGAATGGCGTGGCCACGCGTATCGTCCAGCTGCCGCCCGGATCCCGGACGAGCTCGGACGCATGCGAAGCCATGGAGGCGATCCTGCAGGAGGATCAAGGCTTTACGGCCGTCTTCTGCATGAACGACATGATGGCGGTCGGAGTCATGGAGGCGCTGACCAACCATCATATGTCCATTCCCCAGGACTTCGCCGTGATGGGCTTCGACGACCTCCCCTGCGCGGCCATGACCATGCCGCGCCTGACCACCATGCATGTGGACCGGGAGGCCATCGGCCAGGAGGCCTATTGGCTCATGCAGCGGCGGATCGCGGACCCGAGCGCCGATCCCCGCAAGGTGGAGCTGGCCGTCCGGCTGGTCGAAGGGGCGACCGTGCAGGCCCACACCAAGCCGTCCGAAAGCGAGGAGACCCCGGCATGA
- a CDS encoding hydroxyacid dehydrogenase, giving the protein MTGPRNIAFAMDPVRTEGVLTPPLLDRLARSGTILSPEPLRTFTQGQAADVLRRTEILVTGWGCPAIGRDVLELAPNLQLIAHAAGTVKGFLSADVIDAGIAVTHAAEANAIPVAEFTLAAILFANKQVFRFRDIYCADRNRSRTFPMTSQPLGNFNRTIGIVGASRIGRRVIEFLKPFAFRVLLHDPYVDAREAAALGVESVSLDDLMRRSDVVSLHAPALPSTQDMIRRRHLALMRDGATFINTARGIIVNQDDLIDELRTGRIDAIIDVTYPEVPEESSALYDLPNVFLTPHIAGAIGNERERLGEYIVEEIERFVEGHPLRSAITAEALETMA; this is encoded by the coding sequence ATGACCGGCCCGCGAAACATTGCCTTCGCCATGGACCCTGTCCGTACGGAAGGCGTCCTGACCCCGCCCCTGCTCGACCGTCTCGCCCGCTCGGGCACGATCCTGTCGCCGGAGCCCCTGCGGACATTTACGCAAGGACAGGCTGCGGACGTTCTCCGGCGGACGGAGATCCTGGTCACCGGCTGGGGCTGCCCGGCCATCGGGCGGGACGTCCTGGAGCTGGCGCCGAACCTGCAGCTGATCGCCCATGCGGCCGGGACGGTCAAAGGGTTCCTGTCGGCGGACGTGATCGACGCAGGGATCGCGGTCACGCACGCGGCCGAGGCCAATGCCATCCCGGTGGCGGAGTTCACGCTGGCGGCGATCCTCTTCGCCAACAAGCAGGTGTTCCGCTTCCGCGACATCTATTGCGCAGACCGCAACCGCTCGCGCACATTCCCGATGACCTCGCAGCCGCTCGGGAATTTCAACCGCACCATCGGCATCGTCGGCGCCTCGCGCATCGGGCGGCGCGTCATCGAATTCCTGAAGCCGTTCGCGTTCCGCGTTCTTCTCCACGACCCCTACGTGGATGCGCGCGAGGCCGCGGCACTCGGCGTCGAGAGCGTTTCGCTCGACGATCTGATGAGGCGCTCGGACGTGGTCTCCCTCCACGCGCCCGCCCTGCCCTCGACGCAGGACATGATCAGGCGCAGGCATCTCGCGCTCATGCGCGACGGCGCCACGTTCATCAACACGGCGCGCGGCATCATCGTCAACCAGGACGATCTCATCGACGAACTGCGCACGGGCCGCATCGATGCGATCATCGACGTCACCTACCCGGAGGTGCCGGAGGAATCCTCCGCGCTCTACGATCTGCCGAACGTGTTTCTCACGCCCCACATCGCAGGCGCCATCGGCAACGAGCGCGAGCGGCTCGGCGAATACATCGTCGAGGAGATCGAGCGATTCGTGGAGGGGCATCCGCTCCGCTCCGCCATCACGGCGGAAGCCCTGGAGACCATGGCATGA